One genomic region from Ochotona princeps isolate mOchPri1 chromosome 5, mOchPri1.hap1, whole genome shotgun sequence encodes:
- the SLC40A1 gene encoding solute carrier family 40 member 1 produces the protein MTRERDQNRQGGCCANYLTSAKFLLYLSHSLSTWGDRMWHFAVSVFLVELYGNSLLLTAVYGLVVAGSVLLLGALIGDWVDKNARLKVAQTSLVVQNVSVILCGIILMMVFLHKHELLTIYRGWLLTSCYILIITIANIANLASTATAITIQRDWIVVVAGGDRSKLADMNATIRRIDQLTNILAPMAVGQIMTFGSPVIGCGFISGWNLVSMCVEYFLLWKVYQKTPALAVKAALKVEETELKQLNLHKDTEPKPLEGTHLMGEKDPNIHELEHEQEPTCASQITEPFRTFRDGWVSYYRQPVFLAGMGLAFLYMTVLGFDCITTGYAYTQGLTGSILSILMGASAITGIMGTVAFTWLRRKCGLIQTGMISGLAQLSCLILCVASVFAPGSPMDLSVSPFEDIRSRFIQGEPLPTATKIPETAFTTETLMSNGSNPVPVVPETSSHPISLISVSLLFAGVIAARIGLWSFDLTVTQLLQENVIESERGIINGVQNSMNYLLDLLHFIMVILAPNPEAFGLLVLISVSFVAMGHIMYFRFAQKTLGNQLFVCGPDEKEVANENEADASVV, from the exons ATGACCAGGGAAAGAGATCAAAACCGCCAGGGAGGATGCTGTG CGAACTACCTGACCTCTGCAAAATTCCTTCTCTACCTTAGTCATTCTCTCTCAACATGG GGAGATCGAATGTGGCACTTCGCAGTGTCTGTATTTCTGGTGGAGCTCTATGGAAACAGCCTCCTCTTGACTGCTGTCTATGGCCTGGTGGTGGCAGGATCTGTTCTGCTCTTGGGAGCCCTCATTGGGGATTGGGTGGATAAGAATGCCAGACTTAAAG TGGCCCAGACCTCACTGGTGGTGCAGAATGTTTCTGTCATCCTGTGTGGCATCATCCTGATGATGGTTTTCTTACATAAACATGAGCTTCTGACCATATATCGTGGATGGCTTCTT ACTTCCTGCTATATCCTGATCATCACTATTGCCAACATTGCGAATCTGGCCAGCACTGCAACAGCCATCACTATCCAAAGGGACTGGATTGTTGTTGTTGCAGGAGGAGACAGAAGCAAATTAGCAG ATATGAATGCTACCATACGAAGAATTGATCAGTTAACCAACATCTTGGCTCCCATGGCTGTTGGCCAGATTATGACATTTGGCTCCCCTGTCATCGGCTGTGGCTTCATTTCGGGATGGAATTTGGTGTCCATGTGTGTCGAATACTTTCTGCTCTGGAAGGTTTACCAGAAGACCCCTGCTCTTGCTGTGAAAGCTGCTCTGAAAGTCGAGGAGACTGAATTGAAGCAGCTAAATTTACACAAAG ATACTGAGCCAAAACCCTTGGAGGGAACTCACCTAATGGGTGAGAAAGATCCAAACATCCATGAGCTTGAACATGAGCAAGAACCTACCTGTGCCTCCCAGATCACTGAGCCCTTCCGCACCTTTCGAGATGGCTGGGTCTCCTACTACAGGCAGCCAGTGTTCCTGGCTGGCATGGGTCTTGCTTTCCTTTACATGACTGTCCTGGGCTTTGACTGCATCACCACAGGCTATGCCTACACTCAGGGGCTGACTGGCTCCATCCTCAGTATTTTGATGGGAGCATCAGCAATAACTGGAATCATGGGAACTGTGGCTTTTACTTGGCTGCGTCGGAAATGTGGCCTGATTCAAACCGGTATGATCtcaggactggcacagctctcCTGTTTGATCTTGTGTGTGGCCTCGGTATTTGCGCCTGGGAGTCCCATGGActtgtctgtgtctccctttgAAGATATCCGTTCTAGGTTCATTCAAGGAGAGCCACTGCCCACTGCAACCAAAATACCTGAAACTGCCTTTACAACTGAAACTCTCATGTCAAACGGGTCTAATCCTGTTCCTGTTGTCCCAGAGACGAGTAGCCATCCCATTTCCCTGATTTCTGTCAGTCTGCTGTTTGCAGGCGTGATTGCTGCTAGAATtg gtCTTTGGTCCTTTGATTTAACTGTGACACAATTGCTGCAAGAAAATGTAATTGAATCTGAAAGGGGCATTATCAATGGTGTACAGAACTCCATGAATTATCTCCTAGACCTTCTGCATTTCATCATGGTTATTCTGGCCCCCAACCCTGAAGCTTTTGGCTTGCTCGTATTGATTTCAGTCTCCTTTGTGGCAATGGGCCACATCATGTATTTCCGATTTGCCCAAAAGACTCTGGGCAATCAGCTCTTTGTTTGTGGTCCTGATGAAAAAGAAGTTGCAAACGAGAATGAAGCGGATGCATCTGTTGTATAA